The genomic segment gaaaaaccgattaaaatttgaagctattgtcggtttctttgaattccataaagttaattatattatttgtaattctactatttttatacgaagaaattgtTATGttcggatttattgataaaaatcccgatgcagttactgaatattacgaaatattaatatatatattattactaaacttatgattcaaaattgcaaatacaaataatatagtgtgatgttattgtaatatacaattaaatattaatgtaatagaataatgatctcaaccataatatgacaacataatattacgtcgaatgcaaaagtaggcacgaggcacctaaattaggtacaaaatattcaagttaataacacgaaattagttctgctgaacgtaaatttgttatatcgtatattatacaaagtagccatatttcagggctttagactcagcccctataatagttaatagataataaaaatcgagtctacaataattagacaggaaaataaaatggaaatttttaaaaaccgttccaaaaaccaaaaccgaaaattttcaaaaaccgttctttaaaccgataaaatacttgaaaacccttttttaaaaccgaaaccaaaaccaaaaaattttaaaaaccgatcttaaaacctaaaccaagaccagaaaatttagaaaaccgttctcaagaactaaaaccgtaaccgttaaaatttgaaacggtttcgatccctggtttTTCATGTATGTATGTAATGAATAACTGGCAATATTAAAGGGTACTTCTAGACCCATGTCTGCAGCTGATCGTTGGTACATTTGACACGACAGATATAGCTATCGGTGACAAAAAAACTGTACCAGACACAGTGGTAAGGCTATTTTAGGTACATAACATTGACTCCATGCGATCATATGCATTCGCCTATCGTCaggtatagtttttattttattgatgacGCTTTGAAGCTAATTAATACCTTTCCCTGAGTAGGTAATCAGTATGTACATCTACATACTTAGTATCGCAATGTCACCGTTGAAATCCATAAACAGGTCCCAGTTAAGGTACTgtctaataatatgtactattattatttatataatatatggaaataGGTAACTAAACATGTTCATATGAGACGTAGCcacataggtataatttattacaacatatgttatatcataattattcagaaatcattattatgtacttatttgtCTACATTAAGGGGATCAGAGGTGGTATTTAATTAAGGAGTTTAGTATAGGCAATATTTAAAGCAACAAGCAAAGCCTACGCACGCGGCACGTGCAGCACAAGTCACCACCTCGGCGTCGCGCGAGTGAACGATCCAGAACGTGTGTCTAATTTGACTAAAAGTATGTACTTTATGTCCATCCTACCTATAGATCTAGTAATGCGgtaatacttttgaaaactgatttgaattcgtcgtgatgtctacttgagatcggtcagttcacattttaagatttctgaTTTAATTTCGAATAATCAACGTTTAAAATttcgaaatttcaaaatatcaaactaaatttatagtggtggtgggagggggggggggttaaattGGGAAAAGTGGACTGGCCGATctcaagtatttataataacgaattcaaattagttttaaaaattattatcacattacTGGGGCGATCAGTATTATGGATAAAAGATTGgtatgttttggctaaaataactgtccgccaccaatccccttaatataattataaacataggcGGAGCCAGAAGTATTGTTTAGCGTATGCAGAATCTAAATCAGCCCACCACAATTTATGGTGAGGGGGTTTGGGGGGTTATCCCTAAAATCCCTATTTTCGGATATTTTATAGGTCACCGTAATtcgttgttatttataaattgtaagcttattttttaattattagcttatttattattcaagcttttaaaacaaaatttcaaatttttattaattttaaataatatgccgAATATTGTATACCCTGCACGCCCCGTAGCTCCGCCTATGATTATATATACGTTAAAGTTACCATCTTCGCAATCGGTAAGTCCAATTGAGTCTACGTATATAAAAACGTGTGCTGTTCTCATCCTAAAATTTtacaccttttttaaaaatgtttgcgcctgtaataaaccataataattttttgacgaCAGTAATAACTGCTgaggaaaaacaattattatatagtctttgaatgtcaaattttaaattaattcgttaaaaaaaaaaaaaattacgaaggTCGAGAGCACGCATGGCACCGCGCGATTTGATGgtgatatcattattattaattatatccgAGTTAATGCGAATTTTTAAGAATTGTCAAAATATGGGAttcgattattattagtattacaatattatgattgctGATAAAGTCGTCATATTAATTTTCACCTGGACCCaacatgataattttatataatattctctatccccttaaatataatatataaaatcattatgtgactgtaaatattttactttcattTGGTACCATCTAATGCGTAGCGTGAAACCGTCTGTCGGTTTGGCGACGATCGATACGCGTGCACATGCGCAGTAAGCACGAAAGCTTGAAACGTTAGTAACGCGTGAAACATCTAATACGCCTTTGAGTGGATTGAAGGCGGTGGTTTAATAAGCGGTCGCGTATAGGCAATTCGATGTAACATACTCGTTACGTAGTGTGATTGTTTGCGaagtaaatgatcattagtgcGCGTAGATACGTTCGGAATCCGTCGTGTGCCACTCtcgcacgcacacgcacacgtcAAGAAATTGAGAAAaacgaaatttatttttctatgcaTCACCAATAAAAACTACCAAAAGCGgtagtacattaaaatatttcctgAAGTTTGATtgtgattttgaaaaaactGTTGAATTCTAGACAAGCCCAGATTAAGGGGGGCCAGGGAGGGCCATGGCCCCTGGGCTTCgataattagattttatttaggggcctctgatttatccattacttttttcattatagtctatattataattatattaatatatattatattataacactgcataaatcactttaaaaaaaaaatagatgattATTTAGttaggaaaaaagcttgtaaattataatttataaataaagttacattattcattatttattgctatatacctaatatctatctatcgtgaagtgaccggccaacgacatattatgaaagtatataccaaccaaaaatgatgaagaaataccctttaaagattgaatataacttttttatttttttagttatgggcaattaactttttttatcaaaacagtGTGTATCGCAAATTCATTAGTTTATGTAGGTATGCTCAAATCTTTTCAAAATtctgacgtaattttattttcattttaaagctttttgtgTTATACCTACGTTTCGAAGAATGAAGCCATATCAATTAGGATTGTAACCGAATtattgtatctattataatattatatgcacgtcCTAAGTTTATGTTCTACGTAATTTCCATTAAACTTTTGTGATTTTTGATATTAGGGTGAATTTAACCTATCatcaatttaacaataaaagcgagttttagttattttcacatttttgtattgtatGAACTTAAACTACCTTGGTAgctgtataattaaattgaaaaaacaaatgacaataataggtaaatgacttatcataaaaaaaaataactcctACTAAAATATCacactaagtaggtatatataggtatttaggtacttcataccacatatactatatatattttccatcattaaaattaccaaatataTGTATTGGAATAATACAGaatgtatttctatatatttcattattaacttgtattttatgaacttacggtttatttttaattatttatattgtatagtaatgaAACCTATCCTATACAAGCTCTTATCATGtcagtgaacattttttttagatatcaggaaaataaaatacaaatatgaaattcacAATATAAATAACCTCTAATGGAGcttattatacgtataggtaatCAGTAGGCAAaccttttacatttttacttttaccaATTTTAGTAACATTAAAAACTGAACACAAACACATACACGGGCTTACATACCAATATTTACTTTTTGATATTTGCAACTGAAGTACTAAACGTTCCCAAATCCCTAAAAATGCTAAGGCAATACTGGAACTTGATCCAGCATATCAGCAGTAAGTAGTGTTTCGTCTATAACCAGTGGTTCATTTGCTGCAATTAACATATTGTGCAACACTGCAGTAGCAATAATTGTGGTAAGAGTAGTCTGTATTTGGGTTCGTATTCCTAGAGATAAAACTGGGAACCGCCTCTTCCATACACCAAATGTTCTCTCTATGACATTCCTAGTACCAATTTGAGctttctaaaacaaaattaagcaaatgttttatttaaataccagcCCCTTTggccattatattttttttaatttgtattacttatcactaattgtatttattttttgctaaCCTGATATCGTAGTTCTGATTCACTTGTAGGATTTCCAAGTGGTGTCATCATATAATTTCTACAAGCATAACCCCCATCACCTACAAGAACCGAATTTCCAAACTCATTGTTTTCAAACTGTGCTCGTAATAATGAATTGTCGAATATTGTAGAGTCATGAACTGAACCAGGCCACCTATAAAAATGtgcatacaaaaatttaaaagatacgAAGGGTATTCATACTATTCAATAACTTTTCAGGTACCAACTAATTTCATAAATCAATTTAGCTACTACTCACCTagctacaatatttataaattgcataTGGCTATTACACACTGCTTGTACATTAACAGAAAAGAATCCTTTTCTATTACGGAATTTCTCTCCAATGTCACTATTGGGAGACTGAATTTTTATGTGGGTACAATCAATTGCACCAATAACTTTTGGAAAATTACGTGTTAAAAAGAAATCATGTTGAACTAAGTCGATTTCAGTTTGTGATCTTggcatttgtatatatttaggtTTTAGAAATGCAATAGCTTCAGAAACTTTTTTAATGACACGGCAAACTGTCGATTTGTGGACATGTATATGATCACCTAAAACTgcctaaaatgtaaaatgtatcattacactgaattaattttaaataaatattaaatacagaatCATGACAAACCTGAAAAGCACCTGTAGCATAATATCTCAGGGCTATCAGAAGCTGTAACATTGGTGACAATGACACATTTCGTAGTGTATTTTGAGATATATTGTGGCTTATCATGTCAAGTAGATTTATGAACATACGTTTTGACAATCTAATAAACACAGGAATATAATGTagatatatttaggtactatattttaatacgagAGAAacagtaacatattattaagaaaagaaaaattgtcGTTAGGAGCCAATGATAGTTAaactatgttaatatatttgtaggtacagtacctaattatatatgaaaagttgtattataggtacaaaggtatttatttaataaataataaaatattttgatattaggtACCTGAATCTTTGTTTAAAATCTACATCATCATAATCTGTCAGCGGATTAGACCTGTCTCGAAAAAATCGTGGTCTTGGTAGCAATTgtaaaacatcaataataaataattcatcatCACTAGATGAAGACGAAGCCGACAAAtccattgattattaatttatatatgtttatatgtttatgtttttttttttttta from the Acyrthosiphon pisum isolate AL4f chromosome X, pea_aphid_22Mar2018_4r6ur, whole genome shotgun sequence genome contains:
- the LOC103310499 gene encoding putative nuclease HARBI1; the encoded protein is MDLSASSSSSDDELFIIDVLQLLPRPRFFRDRSNPLTDYDDVDFKQRFRLSKRMFINLLDMISHNISQNTLRNVSLSPMLQLLIALRYYATGAFQAVLGDHIHVHKSTVCRVIKKVSEAIAFLKPKYIQMPRSQTEIDLVQHDFFLTRNFPKVIGAIDCTHIKIQSPNSDIGEKFRNRKGFFSVNVQAVCNSHMQFINIVARWPGSVHDSTIFDNSLLRAQFENNEFGNSVLVGDGGYACRNYMMTPLGNPTSESELRYQKAQIGTRNVIERTFGVWKRRFPVLSLGIRTQIQTTLTTIIATAVLHNMLIAANEPLVIDETLLTADMLDQVPVLP